In a genomic window of Bemisia tabaci chromosome 1, PGI_BMITA_v3:
- the Ccdc58 gene encoding protein MIX23 isoform X2 — translation MIVYALNNSTPVASFRNDKDPTKMCKELFSTLTKNYETREGKIKGCVHITADKVKELKELKDQKPDDSNLIKRLKKEQTKLRLLQTEVNVEEVIRERTFRLFHERCREFYRPPTLPL, via the exons ATGATAGTCTATGCTCTCAACAATTCTACTCCTGTGGCTTCTTTCAGAAATGATAAAGATCCAACAAAAATGTGCAAAGAACTTTTCTCAACT CTCACAAAAAACTACGAAACGAGAGAGGGTAAAATCAAAGGATGCGTTCACATAACAGCAGATAAAGTGAAAGAACTGAAGGAACTGAAAGATCAAAAGCCTGACGATTCAAACCTGATTAAAAGACTGAAGAAAGAGCAAACCAAG ctGAGACTGCTTCAGACTGAAGTAAATGTCGAAGAAGTCATCAGGGAAAGGACGTTTCGTCTATTCCATGAGCGTTGTCGTGAATTTTATAGACCACCCACACTGCCTTTATGA
- the Ccdc58 gene encoding protein MIX23 isoform X1, with translation MECEDFLEFQDIIKKLRDVDDMIVYALNNSTPVASFRNDKDPTKMCKELFSTLTKNYETREGKIKGCVHITADKVKELKELKDQKPDDSNLIKRLKKEQTKLRLLQTEVNVEEVIRERTFRLFHERCREFYRPPTLPL, from the exons ATGGAATGCGAGGACTTTTTAGAGTTTCAG gacataataaaaaaattacgcgaTGTTGACGATATGATAGTCTATGCTCTCAACAATTCTACTCCTGTGGCTTCTTTCAGAAATGATAAAGATCCAACAAAAATGTGCAAAGAACTTTTCTCAACT CTCACAAAAAACTACGAAACGAGAGAGGGTAAAATCAAAGGATGCGTTCACATAACAGCAGATAAAGTGAAAGAACTGAAGGAACTGAAAGATCAAAAGCCTGACGATTCAAACCTGATTAAAAGACTGAAGAAAGAGCAAACCAAG ctGAGACTGCTTCAGACTGAAGTAAATGTCGAAGAAGTCATCAGGGAAAGGACGTTTCGTCTATTCCATGAGCGTTGTCGTGAATTTTATAGACCACCCACACTGCCTTTATGA